The genomic segment GGACGCCTCCAGCCGCTCGCTCGCGCTGTCTCCGTCGCGGCGGCCCTTGACGGTGCCGTCCTCGACGGAGACCTCGGAGAGCAGCGTGACCTGGGGGACGCCGAGGCGCTCGGCGAGGATCGCCGGCAGCACGCCCATGCTGCCGTCGGTCGACGCCATGCCGCAGACGACCAGGTCGTAGCCGGTCTTCTCGACGGCCTTGGCGAGCACCAGCGAGGTGCCCATGACATCGGTGCCGTGCAGGTCGTCGTCCTCGACGTGGACGGCCTTGTCGGCGCCCATCGACAGCGCCTTGCGCAGCGCGTCCTTGGCGTCCTCCGGGCCCACCGTCAGAACGGTGATCTCCGCGTCGTCCGCCTCGGCGGCGATCTGGAGCGCCTGTTCGACCGCGTACTCGTCGAGCTCCGACAGCAGACCGTCGACGTCGTCACGGTCCAGGGTCAGGTCATCGGCGAAATGCCGGTCGCCGGTGGCGTCGGGCACGTACTT from the Streptomyces sp. AM 4-1-1 genome contains:
- a CDS encoding electron transfer flavoprotein subunit beta/FixA family protein, which gives rise to MSLRIVVCVKYVPDATGDRHFADDLTLDRDDVDGLLSELDEYAVEQALQIAAEADDAEITVLTVGPEDAKDALRKALSMGADKAVHVEDDDLHGTDVMGTSLVLAKAVEKTGYDLVVCGMASTDGSMGVLPAILAERLGVPQVTLLSEVSVEDGTVKGRRDGDSASERLEASLPAVVSVTDQSGEARYPSFKGIMAAKKKPVESLDLEDLEIEADEVGLAGSWTAVDSATERPARTAGTIVKDEGEGGKQLAEFLVGQKFI